DNA sequence from the Candidatus Limnocylindrales bacterium genome:
ACGGAGAAATCGACCGGAGGCAGACTCAATACAAGCCGAGCAGACGGCCTGCCATCGCGGCCACGGATACGGCCAGCACCGGCCGCAGCGCTCGCTCGCCGCCGGCAACCGCCGCACGCGCACCGAGCGATCCTCCTGCCGCGAATCCCGCCGACATCAGCAGCCCCGGCAGCCACGCGATCTGACCGGCCAACACGAAGACGGGAAGGGTGAAGATCGTCTGGATGAACACGACGGCGACCTTGATGCCGTTGGCGCGCATCAGGTCGTAGCCGCAGCGGGCCAGCACCAGCATCAGGAGCAGGCCGATGCCGGCCTGGAACGCGCCGCCGTAGGCGCCGACGACGAGCAGCCACATCCAGGCCGCGCGCCGCGACAGCACCCGCTCCTTCGGTTGCGCGCGCGGCGGCCGCAACGTCGGCGCCAGCAGCAGCAGCATGACCAGGCCGAAGGCGCGCTCAAAGGTATGGTCGGCCAGGTGCGAGACCGCGACCGCGCCGGCGGCGCCGCCGATAACCAGCGGCGGAAGCACGCGCATCGCCTCGGCCCAGTCGATCGCGCCGCGCCGTCCGAGCTCGGCCGCCGAGACCGCTCCCTGCACGAGCACGCCCAGTCGATTGGTGCCGTTGGCAACGGAGGCGGGAAGGCCGGCCAGAATGAGGATCGGCACGGTCAGCAGCGATCCGCCGCCGGCCAACGTGTTGACGGCGCCGGCCACCAGTCCGGCACCCACGAGCACGACGGCTTG
Encoded proteins:
- a CDS encoding sulfite exporter TauE/SafE family protein, giving the protein MTTSQAVVLVGAGLVAGAVNTLAGGGSLLTVPILILAGLPASVANGTNRLGVLVQGAVSAAELGRRGAIDWAEAMRVLPPLVIGGAAGAVAVSHLADHTFERAFGLVMLLLLAPTLRPPRAQPKERVLSRRAAWMWLLVVGAYGGAFQAGIGLLLMLVLARCGYDLMRANGIKVAVVFIQTIFTLPVFVLAGQIAWLPGLLMSAGFAAGGSLGARAAVAGGERALRPVLAVSVAAMAGRLLGLY